Proteins from one Pseudomonas bijieensis genomic window:
- the pheA gene encoding prephenate dehydratase has protein sequence MSEQELKALRLRIDALDEKVLELISERARCAQEVARVKMASLAEGEVPVFYRPEREAQVLKRVMERNKGPLGNEEMARLFREIMSSCLALEQPLKVAYLGPEGTFTQAAAMKHFGHAVISKPMAAIDEVFREVAAGAVNFGVVPVENSTEGAVNHTLDSFLEHDMVICGEVELRIHHHLLVGENTKTDSISRIYSHAQSLAQCRKWLDAHYPNVERVAVSSNAEAAKRVKGEWNSAAIAGDMAAGLYGLTRLAEKIEDRPDNSTRFLMIGSQEVPPTGDDKTSIIVSMSNKPGALHELLVPFHDNGIDLTRIETRPSRSGKWTYVFFIDFVGHHRDPLVKGVLEKISQEAVALKVLGSYPKAVL, from the coding sequence ATGTCTGAGCAAGAACTCAAGGCGCTGCGCCTGCGCATCGATGCCCTGGACGAAAAGGTCCTGGAGCTGATCAGCGAGCGCGCGCGCTGCGCCCAGGAAGTCGCCCGGGTGAAGATGGCTTCCCTGGCCGAAGGCGAAGTACCAGTGTTCTATCGCCCCGAGCGTGAAGCGCAGGTGCTCAAGCGTGTCATGGAGCGCAACAAGGGGCCGCTGGGCAACGAAGAGATGGCGCGTCTGTTCCGCGAAATCATGTCTTCGTGCCTGGCCCTCGAGCAGCCACTGAAGGTCGCCTACCTGGGCCCGGAAGGCACCTTCACCCAGGCTGCCGCCATGAAACACTTCGGCCACGCCGTGATCAGCAAGCCGATGGCGGCCATCGACGAAGTCTTCCGTGAAGTGGCGGCCGGGGCCGTGAATTTCGGCGTGGTGCCGGTGGAGAACTCCACCGAAGGCGCGGTCAACCACACGCTGGACAGCTTCCTCGAGCATGACATGGTGATCTGCGGCGAAGTCGAGCTGCGTATCCACCACCACCTGTTGGTCGGCGAGAACACCAAGACTGACAGCATCAGCCGGATCTATTCCCACGCCCAGTCGTTGGCCCAGTGCCGCAAGTGGCTGGACGCCCATTACCCGAACGTCGAGCGCGTGGCTGTATCGAGCAACGCCGAAGCGGCCAAGCGGGTCAAGGGCGAGTGGAACTCGGCGGCGATCGCTGGCGACATGGCGGCCGGCCTCTATGGGCTGACCCGCCTGGCCGAGAAAATCGAGGACCGCCCGGACAACTCCACGCGGTTCCTGATGATCGGCAGCCAGGAAGTGCCGCCGACCGGCGACGACAAGACCTCGATCATCGTGTCCATGAGCAACAAGCCCGGCGCGCTCCATGAACTGCTGGTGCCGTTCCATGACAACGGTATCGACCTGACGCGGATCGAGACCCGTCCGTCGCGCAGCGGTAAATGGACCTACGTGTTCTTCATCGATTTTGTCGGCCACCACCGTGATCCACTGGTAAAAGGTGTGCTGGAAAAAATCAGTCAGGAAGCAGTGGCACTCAAGGTGCTGGGTTCCTACCCCAAGGCAGTTCTTTAA
- the rpsA gene encoding 30S ribosomal protein S1 yields MSESFAELFEESLKTLNLQAGSIITGVIVDIDYQARWVTVHAGLKSEALIPLEQFYNDAGELNINVGDEVHVALDSVEDGFGETKLSREKAKRAECWIVLEAAFAAEEVVKGVINGKVKGGFTVDVNGIRAFLPGSLVDVRPVRDTTHLEGKELEFKVIKLDQKRNNVVVSRRSVLEAENSAEREALLESLQEGQQVKGIVKNLTDYGAFVDLGGVDGLLHITDMAWKRIKHPSEIVNVGDEIDVKVLKYDRERNRVSLGLKQLGEDPWVAIKARYPEGTRVTARVTNLTDYGCFAELEEGVEGLVHVSEMDWTNKNIHPSKVVQVGDEVEVMVLDIDEERRRISLGIKQCKSNPWEDFSGQFNKGDKISGTIKSITDFGIFIGLDGGIDGLVHLSDISWNEVGEEAVRRFKKGDELDTVILSVDPERERISLGIKQLESDPFSEYVQENDKGAIVKGIVKEVDAKGAIITLADDIEATLKASEISRDRVEDARNVLKEGEEVEAKIISVDRKSRVIQLSIKSKDDAEEKEAIQSLRDKPAADIAAGPTTLGDLLRAQMEKQN; encoded by the coding sequence ATGAGCGAAAGCTTTGCGGAACTCTTTGAAGAAAGCTTGAAAACCCTGAACCTTCAGGCAGGCTCCATCATCACCGGCGTTATCGTTGATATCGATTACCAAGCTCGCTGGGTAACCGTTCACGCTGGTCTGAAGTCTGAAGCACTCATCCCGCTTGAGCAGTTCTACAACGACGCTGGCGAACTGAACATCAATGTTGGTGATGAAGTTCACGTTGCGCTGGACTCGGTTGAAGATGGTTTCGGTGAAACCAAGCTGTCCCGTGAAAAAGCCAAGCGCGCTGAATGCTGGATCGTTCTGGAAGCGGCCTTCGCAGCTGAGGAAGTGGTCAAGGGCGTTATCAACGGTAAGGTTAAAGGCGGCTTCACTGTCGACGTTAACGGCATCCGTGCGTTCCTGCCAGGTTCCCTGGTTGACGTCCGTCCAGTGCGCGACACCACGCACCTGGAAGGCAAAGAGCTGGAATTCAAGGTCATCAAGCTGGACCAGAAGCGCAACAACGTTGTCGTTTCCCGTCGCAGTGTCCTGGAAGCCGAGAACTCCGCCGAGCGTGAAGCTCTGCTGGAATCGCTGCAGGAAGGCCAGCAGGTCAAGGGTATCGTCAAGAACCTCACCGATTACGGCGCATTCGTCGATCTGGGTGGCGTCGATGGCCTGCTGCACATCACCGACATGGCCTGGAAGCGTATCAAGCATCCTTCGGAAATCGTCAACGTTGGCGACGAAATCGATGTCAAGGTTCTGAAGTACGATCGCGAGCGCAATCGTGTTTCCCTGGGCCTGAAGCAACTGGGCGAAGACCCATGGGTTGCTATCAAAGCCCGTTACCCAGAAGGCACCCGCGTCACCGCTCGTGTTACCAACCTGACCGACTACGGCTGCTTCGCTGAGCTGGAAGAAGGCGTTGAAGGCCTGGTACACGTTTCCGAAATGGACTGGACCAACAAGAACATCCACCCTTCGAAAGTCGTACAAGTCGGCGACGAAGTGGAAGTCATGGTTCTGGACATCGACGAAGAGCGTCGTCGTATCTCCCTCGGCATCAAGCAGTGCAAGTCCAACCCATGGGAAGACTTCTCTGGCCAGTTCAACAAGGGCGATAAAATCTCCGGCACTATCAAGTCGATCACCGATTTCGGTATCTTCATTGGTCTGGACGGCGGCATCGACGGCCTGGTTCACCTGTCCGACATCTCCTGGAACGAAGTGGGCGAAGAAGCCGTACGTCGTTTCAAGAAGGGCGACGAGCTGGACACCGTTATCCTGTCGGTTGACCCAGAGCGCGAGCGCATCTCCCTGGGTATCAAGCAACTGGAAAGCGATCCGTTCTCCGAGTACGTTCAAGAGAACGACAAAGGCGCAATCGTTAAGGGCATCGTGAAAGAAGTTGACGCCAAAGGCGCCATCATCACCCTGGCCGACGATATCGAAGCGACTCTGAAAGCCTCCGAAATCAGCCGTGACCGCGTTGAAGACGCGCGCAACGTGCTGAAAGAAGGCGAAGAAGTAGAAGCCAAGATCATCAGCGTTGACCGCAAGAGCCGCGTAATCCAGCTCTCCATCAAGTCGAAAGACGATGCTGAAGAGAAAGAAGCAATCCAGAGCCTGCGCGACAAGCCAGCTGCTGACATTGCTGCTGGTCCTACCACTCTGGGCGACCTGTTGCGTGCACAAATGGAAAAACAGAACTGA
- a CDS encoding bifunctional prephenate dehydrogenase/3-phosphoshikimate 1-carboxyvinyltransferase: MIGRLVVVGLGLIGGSFAKGLRESGLCREVVGVDLDPQSRKLAVELGVVDRCEDDLAIACQGADVIQLAVPILAMEKLLARLATMNLGQAILTDVGSAKGNVVRAATEAFGGMPARFVPGHPIAGSEQSGVEASNAELFRRHKVILTPLDQTDPAALAVVDRLWRELGADVEHMQVERHDEVLAATSHLPHLLAFGLVDSLAKRNENLEIFRYAAGGFRDFTRIAGSDPVMWHDIFLANREAVLRTLDTFRSDLDALRDAVDAGDGHQLLGVFTRARVAREHFSKILARRAYVDAMNSNDLIFLAQPGGSLSGRIRVPGDKSISHRSIMLGSLAEGVTEVEGFLEGEDALATLQAFRDMGVVIEGPHHGRVTIHGVGLHGLKPAPGPIYLGNSGTSMRLLSGLLAAQDFDSTLTGDASLSKRPMNRVANPLREMGAVIETAADGRPPMTIRGGHKLKGLTYTMPMASAQVKSCLLLAGLYAEGKTTVTEPAPTRDHTERMLRGFGYPVTVDGATASVESGSKLSATHIEVPGDISSSAFFLVAASIAEGSDLVLEHVGINPTRTGVIDILRLMGADITLENQREVGGEPVADLHVRAAKLKGIEIPEALVPLAIDEFPVLFVAAACAEGRTVLTGAEELRVKESDRIQVMADGLLALGVKCQPTPDGIIIDGGQIGGGEVHGHGDHRIAMAFSVASLRASAPIRIHDCANVATSFPNFLALCAQVGIRVAQEAQS; the protein is encoded by the coding sequence ATGATCGGTCGCCTGGTGGTGGTTGGCCTGGGGTTGATCGGCGGTTCGTTCGCCAAGGGCTTGCGTGAAAGCGGCCTGTGCCGCGAAGTGGTCGGTGTCGACCTGGATCCGCAGTCGCGCAAGCTGGCCGTGGAGCTGGGTGTGGTCGATCGCTGCGAGGATGACCTGGCGATCGCTTGCCAGGGCGCGGACGTGATCCAGCTGGCGGTGCCGATCCTGGCCATGGAAAAGCTGCTGGCGCGTCTGGCGACCATGAACCTGGGGCAAGCGATTCTGACCGACGTTGGCAGCGCCAAGGGTAATGTCGTGCGCGCGGCTACCGAGGCTTTCGGCGGAATGCCGGCGCGTTTCGTGCCCGGTCATCCGATTGCCGGTTCCGAGCAGAGCGGGGTGGAAGCCTCCAACGCCGAACTGTTTCGTCGTCACAAAGTGATCCTCACGCCGCTGGACCAGACGGATCCAGCCGCGCTGGCGGTGGTTGACCGTTTGTGGCGCGAACTGGGCGCCGATGTCGAGCACATGCAGGTCGAGCGTCATGATGAAGTGTTGGCCGCTACCAGCCATTTGCCGCACCTGTTGGCGTTCGGCCTGGTGGATTCGTTGGCCAAACGCAATGAAAATCTTGAGATCTTCCGTTACGCTGCCGGCGGTTTCCGCGATTTCACGAGAATCGCTGGAAGCGACCCGGTCATGTGGCACGACATCTTCCTCGCCAACCGCGAAGCTGTCTTGCGCACACTCGATACATTTCGCAGCGATCTCGACGCCTTGCGCGACGCGGTCGATGCAGGGGACGGGCACCAATTGCTGGGCGTTTTCACGCGCGCCAGGGTGGCCCGCGAGCATTTCAGTAAAATCCTGGCCCGTCGGGCCTATGTGGACGCTATGAACTCCAATGATCTGATTTTCCTGGCACAACCTGGTGGCTCCCTGAGTGGGCGTATTCGTGTACCGGGCGATAAATCGATTTCCCACCGTTCGATCATGCTCGGCTCCCTGGCCGAAGGCGTGACCGAGGTGGAAGGCTTCCTCGAGGGCGAAGATGCCCTGGCGACGTTGCAAGCGTTTCGCGATATGGGCGTGGTCATCGAAGGCCCGCACCACGGCCGCGTGACCATCCATGGTGTCGGCCTGCACGGCCTCAAGCCTGCCCCGGGGCCGATCTACCTGGGTAACTCCGGGACCTCGATGCGCCTGTTGTCCGGCCTGCTGGCCGCCCAGGACTTCGACAGCACCCTGACCGGCGACGCCTCGCTGTCCAAGCGCCCGATGAATCGCGTCGCCAACCCGTTGCGGGAAATGGGCGCGGTCATCGAGACGGCCGCCGACGGTCGTCCGCCGATGACCATTCGCGGTGGCCACAAGCTCAAGGGCCTGACCTACACCATGCCGATGGCCAGTGCCCAGGTGAAATCCTGTCTGCTGCTGGCCGGCCTCTATGCCGAAGGCAAGACCACCGTCACCGAACCGGCTCCGACCCGCGACCACACCGAGCGCATGCTGCGCGGCTTCGGCTATCCAGTCACTGTCGATGGCGCCACGGCGTCCGTCGAGTCTGGCAGCAAGCTGTCCGCGACCCACATCGAAGTGCCGGGCGATATCTCCTCGTCCGCCTTCTTCCTGGTGGCCGCTTCGATTGCCGAAGGCTCCGACCTGGTGCTCGAACACGTCGGCATCAATCCGACCCGTACTGGCGTGATCGACATCCTGCGCCTGATGGGTGCCGACATCACGCTGGAAAATCAGCGTGAAGTCGGCGGCGAGCCAGTAGCGGACTTGCACGTACGAGCAGCTAAACTCAAGGGTATCGAGATTCCCGAGGCGTTGGTCCCACTGGCTATCGACGAATTCCCGGTGCTGTTCGTGGCGGCCGCCTGTGCAGAAGGGCGCACTGTGTTGACTGGCGCCGAAGAGCTGCGGGTCAAGGAATCGGATCGTATCCAGGTGATGGCTGATGGCTTGCTCGCCCTGGGCGTCAAGTGCCAGCCAACGCCGGACGGCATCATCATCGACGGCGGCCAGATCGGCGGCGGCGAAGTCCATGGCCACGGCGATCACCGTATCGCCATGGCCTTCAGTGTTGCGTCTTTGCGCGCCAGTGCGCCGATTCGCATCCATGATTGCGCCAACGTCGCGACGTCGTTCCCGAACTTCCTGGCGCTGTGCGCACAGGTCGGTATCCGAGTAGCGCAAGAGGCACAGTCGTGA
- the serC gene encoding 3-phosphoserine/phosphohydroxythreonine transaminase — protein sequence MSKRAYNFCAGPAALPEAVLKRAQGELLDWHGKGLSVMEMSHRSDEFVSIATKAEQDLRDLLNIPSNYKVLFLQGGASQQFAQVPLNLLPESGKADYIDTGIWSQKAIEEASRYGHVNVAATAKHYDYFAIPGQNEWNLSKDAAYVHYAPNETIGGLEFNWIPETGDVPLVADMSSDILSRPVDISRFGMIYAGAQKNIGPSGILVSIIREDLLGRARSLCPTMLNYKVAADNGSMYNTPPTLAWYLSGLVFEWLKEQGGVEAIGKLNEVKQRTLYDFIDASGLYSNPINKTDRSWMNVPFRLADDRLDKPFLVGADERGLLNLKGHRSVGGMRASIYNAVDINAVNALIAYMAEFEKEHG from the coding sequence GTGAGCAAGAGAGCCTATAACTTCTGTGCCGGCCCGGCGGCGTTGCCTGAAGCGGTCCTGAAACGTGCCCAGGGTGAACTTCTCGACTGGCATGGCAAGGGCCTGTCCGTCATGGAAATGAGCCATCGCAGCGATGAGTTCGTGTCCATTGCCACCAAGGCCGAGCAGGACCTGCGTGATCTGCTGAACATCCCGTCCAATTACAAGGTGTTGTTCCTGCAGGGCGGCGCGAGCCAGCAGTTCGCCCAGGTTCCGCTGAACCTGCTGCCAGAAAGCGGCAAGGCCGACTACATCGACACTGGTATCTGGTCGCAGAAAGCCATCGAAGAGGCTTCGCGCTACGGTCACGTCAACGTGGCTGCCACCGCCAAGCACTACGACTATTTCGCCATTCCCGGCCAGAACGAGTGGAATCTGTCCAAGGATGCGGCCTACGTTCACTACGCGCCGAACGAAACCATCGGTGGCCTGGAGTTCAACTGGATCCCGGAAACCGGCGACGTGCCCCTGGTGGCCGATATGTCCTCGGACATTCTCTCGCGTCCTGTGGATATCTCCCGTTTCGGCATGATCTACGCCGGAGCGCAGAAGAACATCGGCCCGAGCGGCATCCTGGTCAGCATCATTCGCGAAGACCTGCTGGGTCGCGCCCGTTCCCTGTGCCCGACCATGCTCAACTACAAGGTCGCGGCCGACAACGGCTCGATGTACAACACGCCGCCGACCCTGGCCTGGTATCTGTCCGGCCTGGTGTTCGAATGGCTGAAAGAGCAGGGCGGTGTCGAAGCCATCGGCAAGCTCAACGAAGTGAAGCAGCGCACGCTATATGACTTCATCGATGCCAGCGGCCTCTACAGCAACCCGATCAACAAGACCGATCGTTCGTGGATGAACGTGCCGTTCCGCCTGGCCGATGACCGTCTGGACAAGCCGTTCCTGGTCGGTGCCGACGAACGTGGCCTGCTGAACCTCAAGGGCCATCGTTCGGTCGGTGGCATGCGCGCTTCCATCTATAACGCCGTCGACATCAACGCCGTCAATGCGCTGATCGCCTACATGGCAGAGTTCGAGAAGGAACATGGCTGA
- the ihfB gene encoding integration host factor subunit beta, which translates to MTKSELIERIVTHQGLLSSKDVELAIKTMLEQMSQCLATGDRIEIRGFGSFSLHYRAPRVGRNPKTGQSVSLDGKFVPHFKPGKELRDRVNEEEGDEL; encoded by the coding sequence ATGACGAAGTCGGAGTTGATCGAACGAATTGTCACCCATCAAGGGCTACTCTCATCCAAGGATGTGGAACTGGCCATCAAGACCATGCTTGAACAAATGTCCCAGTGCCTGGCGACGGGGGATCGTATTGAAATCCGTGGTTTTGGCAGCTTTTCCCTGCATTACCGAGCCCCGCGGGTAGGTCGTAATCCGAAGACCGGTCAATCCGTCAGTCTTGACGGAAAGTTTGTTCCTCATTTCAAACCTGGTAAGGAGCTTAGGGATCGTGTGAATGAGGAGGAGGGGGATGAGCTTTAA
- a CDS encoding lipopolysaccharide assembly protein LapA domain-containing protein, which yields MRNFKRLALVVAALLVASAVILFVLENTQPVALFFLGWSTPQLPISVFVLLALLAGMMLGPLLAWFVSARRRLK from the coding sequence ATGCGGAACTTTAAACGCTTGGCGCTTGTCGTAGCTGCGCTGCTCGTGGCGTCTGCCGTTATTCTTTTCGTGCTTGAGAATACTCAGCCTGTCGCCCTGTTTTTCTTGGGTTGGTCGACCCCACAGTTGCCGATTTCGGTTTTTGTGCTGCTGGCGCTACTCGCTGGTATGATGCTAGGGCCGTTACTCGCATGGTTCGTGAGTGCGCGTCGACGGTTGAAATAA
- the cmk gene encoding (d)CMP kinase: MNIKAPVITIDGPSGSGKGTVAGILARQLGWNLLDSGALYRLLAFAAANHGVDLTNEELLKALAAHLDVQFIAATDGQLQRIILEGDEVSDVIRTESVGAGASQVAALPAVREALLQRQRAFQEPPGLVADGRDMGTVVFPDAPLKIFLTASAEERARRRYLQLKGKGEDVSLSSLLDEIRARDERDTQRAVAPLKPAADAIQLDSTELSIDQVLQRIMSEIAIRDIAG, encoded by the coding sequence GTGAACATCAAGGCACCGGTCATCACCATCGATGGCCCAAGCGGTTCGGGCAAGGGCACCGTCGCCGGAATCCTGGCCAGGCAGTTGGGCTGGAACCTGCTCGATTCGGGTGCCTTGTACCGTCTGCTGGCATTCGCCGCCGCCAACCATGGCGTCGACTTGACCAATGAAGAGTTGCTCAAGGCATTGGCGGCTCATCTGGACGTGCAATTCATCGCGGCGACCGACGGTCAGCTCCAGCGCATCATTCTGGAGGGTGACGAAGTCAGCGACGTCATCCGTACCGAAAGCGTGGGCGCCGGGGCCTCCCAGGTCGCCGCGCTGCCGGCGGTTCGCGAAGCCTTGCTGCAACGCCAGCGCGCCTTCCAGGAGCCTCCGGGGCTGGTGGCCGATGGTCGCGACATGGGCACTGTGGTATTTCCCGACGCGCCGCTGAAGATTTTCCTCACCGCCAGTGCGGAGGAGCGGGCGCGTCGCCGATATTTGCAGTTGAAGGGCAAAGGCGAGGATGTTAGTCTGTCGAGTCTGCTAGATGAGATCCGTGCACGCGATGAGCGTGACACCCAGCGCGCAGTGGCCCCGCTCAAACCGGCGGCCGATGCGATACAGCTGGATTCCACGGAGTTGTCCATCGATCAGGTGTTGCAACGCATCATGAGCGAGATCGCCATTCGCGATATCGCCGGGTGA
- the hisC gene encoding histidinol-phosphate transaminase: MSGNFLALAQPGVQQLSPYVPGKPVDELARELDLDPASIVKLASNENPLGASPKALAAIRDELAELTRYPDGNGFALKSLLAERCGVELNQVTLGNGSNDILELVARAYLAPGLNAVFSEHAFAVYPIATQAVGADAHVVPAKDWGHDLPAMLAAIDANTRVVFIANPNNPTGTWFDAQALDDFLQDVPAHVLVVLDEAYIEYAEGSDLPDGLDFLAAYPNLLVSRTFSKAYGLASLRVGYGLSTAVVADVLNRVRQPFNVNSFALAAACAALQDEDYLAESRRLNAAGMQQLEAGLRELGLGWIPSKGNFICVDLGRVAAPVYQGLLREGVIVRPVANYGMPNHLRITIGLPAENSRFLEALSKVLVRG, from the coding sequence ATGAGTGGCAACTTCCTCGCTCTGGCTCAGCCAGGCGTGCAACAACTCTCGCCTTACGTTCCGGGCAAACCCGTGGACGAACTGGCTCGCGAGCTGGACCTGGATCCGGCCAGCATCGTCAAGTTGGCGAGCAACGAAAATCCGCTGGGTGCGAGCCCCAAGGCGCTGGCGGCGATCCGCGACGAATTGGCCGAGCTGACCCGCTACCCCGATGGCAATGGGTTTGCATTGAAAAGCCTGCTGGCCGAGCGCTGTGGCGTCGAGCTGAACCAGGTGACACTGGGCAATGGCTCCAACGACATTCTTGAGCTGGTCGCCCGTGCATACCTGGCGCCAGGTCTCAACGCTGTGTTCAGCGAACATGCGTTTGCGGTCTATCCGATTGCCACCCAGGCCGTCGGCGCCGATGCCCATGTGGTTCCGGCCAAGGATTGGGGGCACGATCTGCCGGCCATGCTGGCCGCCATCGACGCCAACACCCGGGTGGTTTTCATTGCCAACCCGAACAATCCGACCGGCACCTGGTTCGATGCCCAGGCCCTGGACGACTTCCTGCAAGACGTGCCCGCGCACGTGCTGGTGGTGCTGGACGAGGCCTACATCGAATACGCCGAAGGCAGCGATTTGCCCGATGGCCTGGATTTCCTCGCGGCCTACCCGAACCTGCTGGTTTCGCGCACGTTCTCCAAAGCCTACGGCCTGGCTTCACTACGGGTTGGCTACGGCTTGTCCACTGCTGTGGTGGCCGATGTGCTGAACCGCGTGCGCCAGCCATTCAACGTCAACAGTTTTGCCTTGGCCGCTGCTTGTGCGGCATTGCAGGATGAGGATTACCTGGCGGAAAGTCGTCGCCTGAACGCGGCCGGTATGCAGCAGTTGGAAGCGGGGTTGCGTGAGCTGGGCTTGGGCTGGATTCCATCCAAAGGCAATTTCATCTGCGTCGACCTGGGGCGTGTCGCCGCGCCGGTGTACCAGGGGTTGTTGCGCGAAGGCGTGATCGTGCGTCCGGTGGCCAATTACGGCATGCCGAACCACTTGCGCATCACCATTGGTCTGCCTGCGGAAAACAGCCGTTTCCTCGAGGCGTTGAGCAAGGTCCTGGTTCGTGGTTGA